Proteins from a genomic interval of Hyalangium ruber:
- a CDS encoding family 20 glycosylhydrolase yields MKKRVFLSLSVAAVLASGCSDDQLAKPPEPPGEEQPLELPVKLSVQWQPVDNSVGSWKFFRSEFVLDNQGPGELGSSGWKLYFSFVRRILNEDEGDATGIQALAAQGIKISKADKAGSGDYLVLEPLPNFTPLAPGQKRTFSVLAQDWAILKADAPAGFHIVFEGGLFKDDIAYAVPATVKLEASDPKQTTRFEGDVAPVQTPGLRFDENPAPVALDLQARLLPVPRRVEAGAGTVTLQTQVAISHPAELQGEAAYLKAALADVLSAPIVTQAGAASGTIELSVDAALDIDGNGQRDAEGYVLEAKNGKVTIRGADAAGVFYGIQTLRQLVPVEAYQAAVNPSARPAALALPEVSIADAPGFVYRGMALDVARHFQSKETVKKLLDVLAHLKINKFHFHLTDDEGWRIETPGIPELTSYGARRGFDLSEAEMLHAGMGSSNDLGEGDRIARKPISPAKANADVMPSYQGFETATLNFVGKGNGYYTTQDFEEILAYATERHIDVIPEIDVPGHARAAVKAMEYRYRKLKDTDAAKASEYRLVDPDDTSAHVSVQGYTDNFMNPCLESTYAFLGKVVTELKARYDAVPGARLVAIHGGGDELPSLSSNVWWQGSPLCKAAPATKDMNDAQLFNRFFTRWSQIITATGAEMTGWDDIIHNGLQLDGFIPMPWSNVWGWGREDDAYKYANQGYRVVLSHATNLYMDLAYNKDPDEPGYYWANFVDEKKTFEYRPFDIFANATQDRMGNALAPSAWDGKERLTAEGKRNILGMHGLLWGENVKSPEILEYLAFPKVLGVAERAWNPELPPVGEMPALWARFTTSLGHSVLPRLGAYRPVDLRNELPDSVGVNYRIPLPGAKVLDGKLHANVRFPGLGIEYSIDGGKTWAAYAAPVGVAGKVLLRARASDGRSSRLVELN; encoded by the coding sequence ATGAAGAAGCGCGTATTCCTGTCGCTCTCGGTTGCCGCGGTCCTGGCTTCGGGATGCTCCGACGATCAGCTCGCGAAGCCACCGGAGCCGCCAGGCGAGGAGCAGCCCCTCGAGCTTCCTGTGAAGCTCTCCGTCCAATGGCAGCCGGTGGATAACTCGGTGGGGAGCTGGAAGTTCTTCCGCTCCGAGTTCGTGCTCGACAACCAGGGCCCCGGCGAGCTGGGGAGCAGCGGCTGGAAGCTCTACTTCAGCTTCGTGCGGCGCATCCTGAACGAGGACGAGGGCGACGCGACCGGGATCCAGGCGCTCGCCGCGCAGGGCATCAAGATCTCCAAGGCGGACAAGGCGGGCAGCGGTGACTACCTGGTCCTCGAGCCCCTGCCGAACTTCACGCCGCTCGCACCCGGGCAGAAGCGCACCTTCTCCGTGCTGGCCCAGGACTGGGCGATCCTGAAGGCGGATGCGCCCGCCGGCTTCCACATCGTGTTCGAAGGCGGGCTGTTCAAGGACGACATCGCCTATGCGGTGCCGGCGACGGTCAAGCTCGAGGCGTCCGACCCGAAGCAGACCACGCGCTTCGAGGGGGACGTGGCGCCCGTGCAGACCCCTGGGCTGCGCTTCGACGAGAACCCGGCCCCCGTGGCGCTGGACCTCCAGGCGCGGCTGCTCCCGGTCCCGCGCCGGGTGGAGGCGGGCGCGGGCACGGTGACGCTCCAGACCCAGGTGGCCATCAGCCACCCGGCGGAGCTGCAAGGGGAGGCGGCCTACCTGAAGGCGGCGCTGGCGGATGTGCTCTCCGCGCCCATCGTGACGCAGGCGGGCGCGGCCTCGGGGACCATCGAGCTGAGTGTCGACGCGGCGCTCGACATCGACGGCAACGGGCAGCGTGACGCGGAGGGCTATGTCCTCGAGGCGAAGAACGGCAAGGTGACGATCCGGGGCGCGGACGCGGCGGGCGTGTTCTACGGCATCCAGACCCTGCGCCAGCTCGTGCCCGTGGAGGCCTACCAGGCCGCGGTGAACCCCAGCGCTCGCCCCGCGGCGCTCGCCCTGCCCGAGGTGTCCATCGCCGACGCTCCTGGCTTCGTCTATCGCGGCATGGCGCTGGATGTGGCGCGTCACTTCCAGTCCAAGGAGACGGTCAAGAAGCTGCTCGACGTGCTGGCGCACCTGAAGATCAACAAGTTCCACTTCCACCTGACGGATGACGAGGGCTGGCGCATCGAGACCCCCGGCATCCCGGAGCTCACGAGCTACGGCGCGCGGCGCGGGTTCGACCTGTCCGAGGCCGAGATGCTCCACGCGGGCATGGGCTCCAGCAACGACCTGGGGGAGGGCGACCGCATCGCGCGCAAGCCCATCTCTCCCGCCAAGGCCAACGCGGACGTCATGCCGTCCTACCAGGGCTTCGAGACGGCCACGCTCAACTTCGTTGGGAAGGGCAACGGCTACTACACGACCCAGGACTTCGAGGAGATCCTCGCCTACGCGACGGAGCGGCACATCGACGTGATTCCGGAGATCGACGTGCCGGGCCACGCGCGGGCGGCCGTGAAGGCCATGGAGTACCGCTACCGCAAGCTCAAGGACACGGATGCCGCGAAGGCCTCCGAGTACCGCCTGGTGGATCCGGACGACACGTCCGCGCACGTGAGCGTGCAGGGCTACACGGACAACTTCATGAACCCCTGCCTGGAGAGCACGTACGCCTTCCTCGGCAAGGTGGTGACCGAGCTGAAGGCCCGCTACGACGCGGTGCCGGGCGCCCGGCTCGTGGCCATCCATGGCGGCGGTGACGAGCTCCCCAGCCTGTCCTCGAACGTGTGGTGGCAGGGCTCTCCGCTGTGCAAGGCGGCCCCCGCGACGAAGGACATGAACGACGCCCAGCTCTTCAACCGCTTCTTCACCCGGTGGAGCCAGATCATCACCGCGACGGGCGCGGAGATGACGGGCTGGGACGACATCATCCACAACGGCCTGCAGCTCGACGGGTTCATCCCCATGCCGTGGAGCAATGTCTGGGGTTGGGGTCGGGAGGACGACGCCTACAAGTACGCGAACCAGGGCTACCGGGTGGTTCTGTCGCACGCGACAAACCTCTACATGGATCTCGCCTACAACAAGGATCCGGACGAGCCGGGCTATTACTGGGCCAACTTCGTCGACGAGAAGAAGACCTTCGAGTACCGGCCGTTCGACATCTTCGCCAACGCGACCCAGGACCGCATGGGCAATGCGCTGGCCCCGTCCGCCTGGGACGGCAAGGAGCGCCTCACGGCCGAGGGCAAGCGGAACATCCTCGGCATGCACGGGCTGCTCTGGGGCGAGAACGTGAAGTCGCCGGAGATCCTCGAGTACCTCGCCTTCCCGAAGGTGTTGGGAGTGGCCGAGCGTGCCTGGAACCCGGAGTTGCCGCCGGTGGGCGAGATGCCCGCGCTCTGGGCGCGGTTCACCACCAGCCTGGGGCACTCCGTCCTGCCGAGGCTGGGGGCCTACCGCCCCGTGGACCTGCGCAACGAGCTGCCGGACAGCGTGGGGGTGAACTACCGCATCCCGCTGCCGGGCGCGAAGGTGCTGGACGGAAAGCTGCACGCCAACGTGCGCTTCCCCGGCCTGGGCATCGAGTACTCGATCGACGGTGGAAAGACCTGGGCGGCGTATGCCGCGCCCGTGGGCGTCGCGGGCAAGGTCCTGCTCCGGGCCCGCGCGAGCGATGGGCGCAGCAGCCGGCTCGTCGAGCTGAACTGA
- the nagE gene encoding N-acetylglucosamine-specific PTS transporter subunit IIBC — MVSTRFAGLQQLGRALMLPIAVLPVAGLLLRLGQPDLLGIAFVAAAGDAIFSNLGLLFAVGVAVGFARENHGAAGLAGAIGFLITIKGTEALVNVPPEVLKDLVGPARDLAVSAFKTRLTAKISMPAGILSGLLAGVLYNRYKDIKLPEYLAFFGGRRFIPIITGFACLGLALMFGFGWPVVEAALDTLSRSVVGAGRLGLFVYGVLNRLLIVTGLHHIINNIAWFILGDFNGVTGDLKRFFAGDPTAGAMMAGYFPVMMFGLPAACLAMYQAAPKHNRKKVGGLLLSMALTSALTGVTEPVEFAFMFLAPLLYVLHAVLTGLSLVIMDVLNVKLGFGFSAGLFDYVLNYGKSTNPILLLPIGAVYSVVYYGLFRFFISKFNLKTLGREDEASTAPASDAATSGEGAPAPIPALARGAAYLKALGGASNLQVVDACTTRLRLSVADNARVDEQALKALGARGVLRPAPGSVQVIIGPLADQIASEVQESLRSAPTSPASEELVLARAMLKALGGPSNVREVGTCVSRLRLSVADDQRVDEAALKGLGTRGVVRPAKGSVQVIIGPTAERVADSLRSLMA; from the coding sequence ATGGTGAGCACCAGGTTCGCAGGATTGCAGCAACTCGGGCGCGCGCTGATGCTGCCCATCGCCGTCTTGCCCGTCGCCGGCCTGCTGCTCCGGCTCGGGCAGCCGGACCTGCTGGGCATCGCCTTCGTGGCGGCCGCGGGTGACGCCATCTTCTCCAACCTCGGCCTGCTGTTCGCGGTGGGCGTGGCGGTGGGCTTCGCGCGGGAGAATCACGGCGCGGCGGGGCTGGCGGGGGCCATCGGCTTCCTCATCACCATCAAGGGCACCGAGGCGCTCGTCAACGTGCCGCCCGAGGTCCTCAAGGATCTCGTGGGCCCCGCCAGGGACCTGGCGGTCTCCGCCTTCAAGACACGCCTCACGGCGAAGATCAGCATGCCGGCAGGCATCCTGTCCGGTCTGCTCGCGGGCGTGCTGTACAACCGATACAAGGACATCAAGCTGCCGGAGTACCTGGCTTTCTTCGGAGGCCGCCGCTTTATTCCGATCATCACTGGCTTTGCCTGCCTGGGCCTCGCGCTGATGTTCGGGTTCGGCTGGCCGGTCGTCGAGGCGGCCCTTGACACCCTCAGCCGCTCCGTGGTCGGCGCCGGAAGGCTGGGCCTGTTCGTGTACGGCGTGCTCAACCGCCTGCTGATCGTCACGGGCCTGCACCACATCATCAACAACATCGCCTGGTTCATCCTGGGCGACTTCAACGGCGTGACGGGGGACTTGAAGCGCTTCTTCGCGGGAGACCCGACGGCGGGCGCCATGATGGCGGGCTACTTCCCGGTGATGATGTTCGGCCTGCCGGCGGCCTGCCTCGCCATGTACCAGGCCGCCCCCAAGCACAACCGCAAGAAGGTCGGTGGGTTGCTGCTGTCCATGGCGCTGACGTCCGCGCTCACCGGCGTCACCGAGCCCGTCGAGTTCGCCTTCATGTTCCTCGCGCCGCTGCTCTACGTGCTGCACGCGGTGCTGACCGGCCTGTCGCTCGTCATCATGGACGTGCTGAACGTGAAGCTCGGCTTCGGCTTCTCGGCGGGGCTCTTCGACTACGTGCTGAACTACGGCAAGTCGACCAACCCCATCCTGTTGCTGCCCATCGGCGCGGTCTACTCCGTCGTCTACTATGGGCTGTTCCGCTTCTTCATCTCCAAGTTCAACCTGAAGACGCTCGGTCGCGAGGACGAGGCCTCCACCGCTCCCGCCTCTGACGCGGCCACTTCGGGGGAGGGCGCTCCCGCTCCCATCCCCGCCCTGGCGCGGGGCGCGGCCTATCTGAAGGCGCTGGGCGGGGCCTCGAATCTTCAGGTCGTCGATGCCTGCACCACCCGGCTGCGCCTCTCGGTGGCGGACAATGCCCGCGTGGACGAGCAGGCACTCAAGGCGCTCGGCGCACGCGGAGTGCTCCGTCCGGCACCGGGCAGCGTGCAGGTCATCATCGGTCCGCTCGCTGATCAGATCGCCAGCGAGGTCCAGGAGTCCCTGCGCAGCGCACCCACGTCGCCTGCCTCCGAGGAGCTCGTGCTGGCGCGCGCCATGCTCAAGGCCCTCGGTGGGCCCTCCAACGTGCGAGAGGTGGGCACTTGCGTCTCGCGCCTGCGCCTCAGCGTGGCCGATGATCAGCGTGTGGACGAAGCCGCGCTGAAGGGGCTCGGCACCCGTGGCGTGGTGCGACCCGCCAAGGGCTCCGTGCAGGTCATCATCGGCCCGACCGCCGAGCGGGTCGCGGACTCGCTCCGCTCCCTCATGGCCTAG
- the ptsP gene encoding phosphoenolpyruvate--protein phosphotransferase, giving the protein MSTLTLGSPVAGWATRLEEVPDPAFAQRMVGDGIAVDPTSAELRAPCDGVVVSVHGARHACTLRAVTGAEILLHIGIDTVSLRGEGFTVRVQEGQRVRAGDPLISFDMDLLARKARSLLTAMVVVNGEAHTVTNRVQDREVAVGELLLAVAGESSSAVQETAGDEKAERRVRLLIPHGLHARPAAALARHAKLHAGSVSIVNKGRSANAKSVVSLMGLGARHGDMLTLTVQGEQAERVAQELMELVISGLGDPVQPIAEQPEVPAEVTAPQHFTPDQEVLLKGTIAAPGVGVGNAVRVLEESAELPMDGQGIQAETQRLADALASVGRDIEALVSREGAGEAAKTEIFRAHLALLEDPELTEAAHREIAAGRGAAWAWRKAVARHAQVLHELNDPLLAERIGDLRDIERRVISQLTGRGGSRVPAELPPDAILVADELLPSELAAIPAGRLAGLCMARGGPTSHVAILASGMGIPAVVAMGDAALRVPHGAPLIVDGNRGEVHVFPPAEVRDATRRAAAARQEANLATAHEECRTADNVRIEVFANLGRPGDAASAMAKGAEGCGLLRTEFLFLERSTAPSEAEQLAQYQEIADTLRGRPVVIRTIDVGGDKPLAYLPLPREENPVLGLRGVRIALQHPEVLRTQLRAILRVKPAGVCRILVPMIASVSELRMVRAMIEAERQALGITRTIELGAMIEVPVAAVQADRLAAECDFLSIGTNDLTQYALAMDRGNPYVAARLDSLHPGVLRLVAQTVAGARKHGRPVAVCGGIASEALAAPLLIGLGVTELSATPAVVPDLKAFIRTLTSAQCEDVARKALELESGDDVRALVKSTWPGL; this is encoded by the coding sequence ATGTCCACGCTAACGCTTGGCTCGCCCGTCGCCGGTTGGGCGACGCGGCTGGAAGAAGTCCCCGACCCCGCGTTCGCCCAGCGGATGGTCGGCGATGGCATCGCGGTCGACCCGACGTCGGCCGAGCTTCGGGCGCCCTGTGATGGCGTCGTCGTCTCGGTGCATGGGGCCCGCCATGCCTGCACGCTTCGGGCGGTGACGGGGGCGGAGATCCTCCTCCACATTGGCATCGACACGGTGAGCCTGCGGGGCGAGGGCTTCACGGTTCGAGTTCAAGAGGGACAGCGCGTCCGTGCCGGCGATCCGTTGATCAGCTTCGACATGGACCTGTTGGCCCGAAAGGCGCGCAGCCTCCTGACCGCCATGGTGGTGGTCAACGGCGAGGCCCACACGGTCACCAACCGGGTGCAGGACCGCGAGGTCGCCGTCGGGGAGCTGTTGCTGGCGGTCGCGGGCGAGTCTTCGTCGGCGGTCCAGGAAACAGCGGGAGACGAGAAGGCGGAGCGGCGCGTCCGTCTGCTGATTCCCCACGGGCTCCACGCCCGTCCCGCCGCGGCCCTGGCCCGGCACGCCAAGCTCCACGCGGGCTCCGTGAGCATCGTCAACAAGGGCCGCAGCGCCAACGCCAAGAGCGTCGTCTCGCTCATGGGGCTCGGGGCGCGTCACGGCGACATGCTGACGCTCACCGTGCAGGGCGAGCAGGCCGAGCGGGTGGCCCAGGAGTTGATGGAGCTGGTCATCAGCGGGCTCGGAGACCCCGTCCAACCGATCGCCGAGCAGCCCGAGGTCCCCGCCGAGGTGACGGCTCCCCAGCACTTCACCCCGGACCAGGAAGTCCTCCTCAAGGGCACCATCGCGGCCCCGGGAGTGGGGGTAGGGAATGCCGTCCGGGTGCTCGAAGAGTCGGCGGAGCTGCCCATGGACGGCCAGGGCATCCAGGCCGAGACCCAGCGCCTCGCCGACGCCCTCGCCAGCGTGGGCCGGGATATCGAGGCCCTGGTCTCCCGGGAGGGAGCAGGGGAGGCGGCGAAGACGGAGATCTTCCGCGCGCACCTAGCCCTGCTCGAGGACCCGGAGCTCACCGAGGCGGCGCATCGCGAGATTGCCGCTGGGCGCGGCGCGGCGTGGGCGTGGCGGAAGGCCGTGGCGCGGCACGCCCAGGTGCTGCACGAGCTCAATGATCCCCTCCTGGCGGAGCGCATCGGAGATCTGCGCGACATCGAGCGTCGCGTCATCTCCCAGCTGACGGGCCGAGGCGGCTCGCGCGTGCCGGCCGAGCTGCCGCCGGACGCCATCCTGGTCGCCGACGAGCTGCTGCCCTCCGAGCTGGCGGCGATTCCCGCTGGGCGCCTGGCCGGCCTCTGCATGGCGCGGGGTGGCCCCACCTCTCATGTCGCCATCCTGGCCTCGGGCATGGGCATCCCGGCGGTGGTGGCCATGGGCGACGCGGCGCTCCGAGTGCCCCACGGCGCGCCGCTGATCGTGGACGGCAATCGCGGAGAGGTTCACGTCTTCCCTCCCGCCGAGGTGCGTGACGCCACCCGCCGCGCCGCCGCGGCGCGCCAGGAAGCCAACCTGGCCACGGCGCACGAGGAGTGCCGCACGGCGGACAACGTCCGCATCGAGGTCTTCGCCAACCTGGGCCGCCCCGGAGACGCGGCCTCGGCCATGGCGAAGGGCGCCGAGGGCTGTGGCCTGCTGCGCACCGAGTTCCTGTTCCTGGAGCGCTCGACCGCGCCCAGCGAGGCCGAGCAGCTCGCGCAGTACCAGGAGATCGCCGACACCCTGCGGGGCCGGCCGGTGGTCATCCGGACGATCGACGTGGGCGGCGACAAGCCGCTGGCCTACCTGCCACTGCCGCGCGAGGAGAACCCGGTCCTGGGCCTGCGCGGCGTGCGAATCGCGCTGCAGCACCCCGAAGTCCTGCGCACGCAGTTGCGCGCCATCCTGCGAGTCAAGCCCGCGGGCGTCTGCCGCATCCTCGTCCCGATGATCGCCAGCGTGTCCGAGCTGCGCATGGTGCGCGCCATGATCGAGGCGGAGCGCCAGGCGCTGGGCATCACCCGCACCATCGAGCTGGGCGCGATGATCGAAGTGCCGGTCGCCGCCGTCCAGGCGGACAGGCTGGCCGCCGAGTGCGACTTCCTCTCCATCGGCACCAACGATCTCACCCAGTACGCGCTCGCCATGGATCGCGGCAACCCGTACGTGGCGGCGCGGCTCGACAGCCTGCACCCGGGCGTCCTGCGGCTGGTGGCCCAGACGGTGGCGGGAGCGCGCAAGCACGGGCGCCCGGTGGCGGTGTGCGGTGGCATCGCCTCGGAGGCGCTGGCGGCGCCGCTGCTCATCGGCCTGGGCGTCACGGAGCTGTCGGCGACCCCGGCCGTGGTGCCGGACCTCAAGGCCTTCATCCGGACGCTCACCTCCGCGCAGTGCGAGGACGTGGCGCGCAAGGCGTTGGAACTCGAAAGCGGCGACGACGTACGTGCTCTGGTGAAGAGCACCTGGCCGGGCCTGTGA
- a CDS encoding N-acetylmuramic acid 6-phosphate etherase — protein sequence MARDTEGAARRFQGLDTWGTGEVLETLWSSQSRATAACLPALPMLERGVDAAVERLSSGNGRLVYAGAGSSGMLAALDASELGPTFGWPSARLSILLAGGLDLARGLDGGAEDDEGAGRSRVRDVRPGPSDVVLGVSAGGHSAFTVGIVDEARRHGALTVAISSLADSPLVRAAEHAVVVQTGAEVIAGSTRLGAGTAQKVVLNLFSTTVMVQLGYVFDNLMCNVRPENAKLRQRCVSMVSRIAGVGEEVAAKAFERHGDIQRAVLGLAGASEAEADAALKRARGNLRVALSSVTNKGGRGPCPR from the coding sequence ATGGCCAGAGACACGGAAGGAGCTGCTCGACGATTCCAGGGGCTGGATACCTGGGGCACCGGAGAGGTCCTCGAGACGCTGTGGAGCAGCCAATCCCGCGCGACGGCTGCGTGCCTGCCGGCGTTGCCGATGCTGGAGCGGGGCGTGGACGCGGCGGTCGAGCGGCTGTCCTCGGGCAACGGGCGACTGGTCTACGCCGGCGCGGGGTCCTCCGGAATGCTCGCGGCGCTGGACGCCAGTGAGCTGGGGCCCACCTTTGGTTGGCCCTCGGCGCGTCTCAGCATCCTGCTGGCGGGAGGGCTCGATCTGGCACGCGGGCTCGATGGTGGGGCCGAGGACGACGAGGGCGCGGGCCGCTCCCGGGTTCGAGACGTCCGGCCGGGTCCTTCGGATGTGGTGTTGGGGGTCTCCGCCGGCGGGCATAGCGCCTTCACGGTGGGAATCGTCGATGAGGCGCGGCGCCATGGCGCCTTGACGGTGGCCATCTCCAGCCTCGCGGACTCTCCGCTGGTCCGGGCCGCGGAGCACGCCGTGGTCGTCCAGACGGGGGCGGAGGTCATCGCGGGCTCCACGCGGCTCGGCGCGGGGACGGCGCAGAAGGTGGTGCTCAACCTGTTCTCGACGACCGTCATGGTCCAGCTCGGGTACGTCTTCGACAACCTGATGTGCAACGTGCGGCCGGAGAACGCGAAGCTGCGTCAGCGCTGTGTGTCAATGGTCTCGCGCATCGCGGGGGTCGGCGAGGAGGTCGCCGCCAAGGCCTTCGAGCGGCACGGCGATATCCAGCGCGCGGTGCTCGGGCTGGCGGGTGCCTCCGAGGCGGAGGCCGACGCCGCCCTGAAGCGCGCCAGGGGAAACCTGCGCGTCGCTCTTTCGAGCGTAACGAACAAAGGGGGACGCGGCCCATGTCCACGCTAA
- a CDS encoding GntR family transcriptional regulator, which translates to MSNHLSAADSFDKAALSSDLPLPLYLQLARYLRGLIASGKFGHQDALPSERELAERLGVSRVTVRKALRELLDEGLLQQRQGAGTFVNRGPYVEQRLSTLTSFSDDMSSRGLSAGSLWLHRQVTIASPEETLALGLSPGATVSRMQRLRTANDTPMALELAVVPTRFVPDPSEVKGSLYDVLRRRGCTPFRALQRLTAIKLQAEQAEQLGVPEGAPALYIERRTMLEDGTPVEFVRSHYRGDAYDFVVELNLAGGSRVQEVGS; encoded by the coding sequence ATGTCGAACCACCTGAGCGCAGCCGATTCCTTCGACAAGGCCGCGCTTTCGAGCGACTTGCCGCTCCCGCTCTATCTCCAACTGGCGCGGTACCTGCGGGGGCTGATCGCCAGCGGCAAGTTCGGCCATCAGGACGCGCTGCCCAGCGAGCGGGAGCTGGCCGAGCGCCTGGGCGTCTCTCGGGTCACGGTACGCAAGGCGCTGCGAGAGCTGTTGGACGAGGGGCTGCTGCAACAGCGCCAGGGCGCTGGCACCTTCGTGAATCGGGGCCCCTACGTCGAGCAGCGCCTGTCCACCTTGACCAGCTTCTCCGATGACATGAGCTCGCGCGGGCTCTCCGCGGGCTCGCTGTGGCTGCACCGCCAGGTGACGATCGCCTCTCCCGAGGAGACCCTGGCCCTGGGGCTCAGCCCGGGCGCCACGGTCAGCCGCATGCAGCGCCTGCGCACGGCGAACGACACGCCCATGGCGCTGGAGCTCGCGGTGGTCCCTACCCGCTTCGTGCCCGATCCCTCCGAGGTGAAGGGCTCGCTGTATGACGTGCTGCGACGCCGGGGCTGCACGCCGTTCCGCGCCCTCCAGCGTCTGACCGCCATCAAGTTGCAGGCCGAGCAGGCCGAGCAGCTGGGGGTGCCGGAAGGGGCCCCGGCCCTCTACATCGAGCGCCGCACCATGCTCGAGGATGGCACCCCGGTGGAGTTCGTCCGCTCGCACTACCGAGGGGATGCCTACGACTTCGTCGTGGAGCTGAACCTGGCCGGAGGCAGCCGCGTCCAGGAGGTGGGCTCGTGA
- a CDS encoding SIS domain-containing protein, giving the protein MNTDTQAVPAMAREATQAAEAARRQIRDYGAAFAELGERLRRRPPRFIVTCARGSSDHAASYGKYLLETTLGRAVASMGPSVASVYNTQDIDLRDALFIAVSQSGRSPDLLRLTERAHAGGALVVGFINNVQSPLFELCDIGLPLCAGPEESVAATKSYLTSGLAFLQLVAHWSQAGALREAVSALPESLEAARALDWWPALEPLVDARSLFVIGRGIGLGAALEMALKFKETSRLHAEAFSTAEVLHGPLALVGPGFPILALAQEDSSAESTRHVVHRLVQLGADVHSVLPVPGSKPLPTVPGVPHAIAPLCQVQSFYMAVHRLAVARKLNPDMPAHLRKVTETV; this is encoded by the coding sequence GTGAACACCGACACCCAGGCCGTGCCCGCCATGGCGCGCGAGGCCACGCAGGCCGCGGAGGCCGCTCGGCGGCAGATCCGAGACTACGGGGCCGCTTTCGCCGAGCTCGGAGAGCGCCTGCGCCGCCGGCCGCCGCGCTTCATCGTCACCTGCGCGCGGGGCAGCTCCGACCATGCGGCCAGCTATGGCAAGTACCTGCTCGAGACCACGCTGGGGCGCGCCGTGGCCTCCATGGGGCCGAGCGTGGCGTCGGTCTACAACACCCAGGACATCGACCTGAGGGACGCGCTCTTCATCGCCGTCTCCCAGTCCGGCCGCAGCCCGGATCTCCTGCGGCTGACGGAGAGGGCCCACGCTGGGGGCGCCCTGGTCGTCGGCTTCATCAACAACGTGCAGTCTCCCCTCTTCGAGCTGTGCGACATCGGCCTGCCGCTCTGCGCGGGGCCCGAGGAGAGCGTCGCCGCCACGAAGTCCTATCTCACCTCGGGGCTGGCGTTCCTCCAGCTCGTGGCGCACTGGTCTCAGGCGGGAGCACTCCGCGAGGCCGTCTCGGCGTTGCCCGAGTCGCTGGAGGCGGCGCGCGCGCTCGACTGGTGGCCGGCGCTCGAGCCGCTCGTCGATGCGCGCAGCCTGTTCGTCATCGGGCGCGGCATCGGGCTCGGCGCGGCCCTGGAGATGGCGCTGAAGTTCAAGGAGACCAGCCGGCTTCACGCCGAGGCCTTCAGCACCGCGGAGGTGCTCCACGGCCCGCTCGCCCTGGTCGGTCCGGGCTTCCCCATCCTGGCCCTGGCCCAGGAGGACAGCTCGGCCGAGAGCACGCGCCACGTCGTCCATCGGCTCGTGCAGTTGGGGGCGGACGTCCACTCGGTGCTCCCCGTGCCGGGCAGCAAGCCGCTGCCCACGGTGCCGGGCGTGCCGCACGCGATCGCGCCGCTGTGTCAGGTCCAGAGCTTCTACATGGCGGTGCATCGGCTGGCGGTGGCGCGCAAGCTCAACCCCGACATGCCCGCGCACCTGCGAAAGGTGACGGAGACAGTGTGA
- the nagA gene encoding N-acetylglucosamine-6-phosphate deacetylase — translation MTRVLTGARLFDGDRLLDGYGVVVDGERITAVLPTKDAPAQAQVVRLPEGALLAPGFLDVQANGAGGVLFNDTPTPEAALAVAAALRRTGTTGLLPTFITDEQTRMRQACEAALEAMARPASGVLGIHLEGPFISGERPGVHDPRFIRAPDARDLEYLTALPKRLASKAGRLLMTVAPEGVEDGLLRRLASAGVILSAGHTAATYERTSEALAAGVRGFTHLFNAMPPVLNRQPGPILAALDNDEAWCSIIADGFHVHPAALRLLLKVKPRGKVILITDAMPPVGVEATSFTLYGRTILRDGGRLVTENGTLAGADIDMAASVRNCIRLLGLSLEESLRMASLYPASYLGLDGQLGRLAPGYRADLTLLGPELTVLATWVSGQEQWY, via the coding sequence ATGACACGGGTCTTGACGGGGGCGCGCCTCTTCGACGGCGACCGATTGCTCGACGGCTACGGCGTCGTGGTGGACGGTGAGCGCATCACCGCCGTGCTGCCCACGAAGGACGCTCCGGCCCAGGCACAGGTCGTTCGACTGCCCGAGGGCGCGCTGCTGGCCCCAGGCTTCCTCGACGTTCAAGCCAACGGCGCGGGCGGGGTCCTGTTCAACGACACCCCCACCCCCGAAGCGGCGCTCGCCGTGGCGGCGGCGCTGCGGCGCACGGGGACGACTGGCCTGTTGCCCACCTTCATCACCGATGAGCAGACCCGGATGCGCCAGGCCTGCGAGGCCGCGCTGGAGGCGATGGCTCGGCCCGCCAGCGGTGTGCTCGGCATCCACCTGGAAGGCCCGTTCATCAGCGGTGAGCGGCCCGGCGTTCATGATCCGCGCTTCATCCGCGCGCCGGATGCCCGGGACCTCGAGTATCTGACGGCGCTGCCCAAGCGCCTGGCCAGCAAGGCGGGCCGCCTGTTGATGACCGTGGCGCCGGAGGGGGTCGAGGATGGCTTGCTCCGGCGACTCGCCTCGGCGGGGGTGATCCTCTCGGCGGGCCACACGGCGGCGACCTATGAGCGGACGAGCGAGGCCCTCGCGGCCGGCGTTCGGGGCTTCACCCACCTGTTCAACGCCATGCCGCCGGTGCTCAACCGCCAGCCGGGGCCCATCCTGGCCGCCCTCGACAACGACGAGGCGTGGTGCAGCATCATCGCCGATGGCTTCCACGTCCATCCGGCCGCGCTGCGCCTGCTCCTGAAGGTCAAGCCTCGGGGCAAGGTCATCCTGATCACCGACGCCATGCCGCCGGTCGGCGTCGAGGCCACCTCGTTCACGCTCTATGGCCGCACCATTCTGCGCGACGGCGGCCGACTGGTGACCGAGAACGGGACGCTGGCCGGCGCCGACATCGACATGGCGGCGTCGGTGCGCAACTGCATCCGCCTGCTGGGGCTCTCCCTGGAGGAGAGCCTGCGCATGGCGTCGCTCTACCCCGCGTCCTACCTCGGTCTGGACGGCCAGCTGGGCCGGCTGGCACCGGGCTATCGCGCCGACCTCACGCTGCTCGGGCCGGAGCTCACGGTCCTCGCCACCTGGGTGTCCGGCCAGGAGCAGTGGTACTGA